A single Vibrio sp. YMD68 DNA region contains:
- the umuC gene encoding translesion error-prone DNA polymerase V subunit UmuC — MWCETCAVSRDDPMPVFALVDCNNFYASCEKLFRPDLKDTPVVVLSNNDGCVVARSREAKLLGIKMGVPVFQIKSEMQRHGILAFSSNYALYADLSSRVMRTLEEMAPRVEVYSIDEAFLDLTGIESAISLVEFGQQVRERIGHWIGITVCVGIAPTKTLAKLANHAAKKYPATQGVVDLTNPDRQRRLLSLVPVDDVWGVGRRLSKRLNALGITTALDLANASPRAIRDQFSVVLERTVRELNGESCIELEEIPPTKKQIVCSRSFGAKVTQFELLREAVCEYATRATEKLRKEQQQAKVMTVFIRTSPFKDNEPQYSNSASGELLIPSCDTRDFIELANHLLKRIWKDGFRYAKAGVMLSDFYDPGMFQPGLFDDVSTRSNSQQLMSVLDTINQSGAGKVFFAGQGTKKDWSMKREHLSPAYTTRWDQLPRVK; from the coding sequence ATGTGGTGCGAAACATGCGCCGTAAGTCGTGACGATCCCATGCCTGTATTTGCCTTGGTGGACTGCAACAACTTTTACGCCAGTTGTGAGAAGCTGTTTCGTCCTGATTTAAAGGATACGCCGGTTGTGGTGCTGTCCAACAATGACGGCTGCGTGGTTGCACGGTCGCGTGAAGCTAAGTTACTCGGTATAAAAATGGGCGTACCCGTCTTTCAGATCAAATCTGAAATGCAGCGCCATGGCATTTTGGCATTTTCGTCCAACTACGCTCTGTATGCAGATTTGAGCAGTCGAGTGATGCGCACTTTGGAGGAGATGGCACCACGAGTAGAGGTTTACTCTATTGACGAAGCGTTTTTGGATTTAACCGGTATTGAGTCTGCCATATCTCTTGTCGAGTTCGGACAACAAGTGCGAGAGCGCATAGGCCACTGGATTGGGATCACCGTTTGTGTAGGCATTGCACCGACTAAAACACTCGCCAAACTGGCTAACCATGCAGCCAAGAAGTATCCAGCCACTCAAGGGGTTGTAGACCTGACCAATCCAGATCGGCAACGTCGATTGCTCTCATTAGTCCCAGTTGATGATGTTTGGGGCGTTGGTAGACGGCTTTCTAAGCGTTTAAATGCGTTGGGTATCACCACAGCCTTAGACCTCGCCAATGCCTCTCCTAGAGCTATCAGAGACCAGTTTTCGGTGGTTTTAGAGAGAACCGTCAGAGAGCTCAATGGTGAGTCGTGCATTGAACTTGAAGAGATCCCGCCAACTAAGAAGCAAATCGTCTGTAGCCGTTCATTTGGCGCAAAAGTAACGCAATTTGAATTGTTACGTGAGGCCGTATGTGAATACGCAACCCGCGCCACTGAGAAGCTACGCAAAGAACAGCAGCAAGCCAAAGTGATGACCGTGTTTATACGAACCAGCCCCTTTAAGGACAACGAGCCGCAGTACAGCAATTCCGCATCCGGTGAGTTACTGATCCCCAGTTGCGATACGCGGGATTTTATCGAGCTGGCCAATCACTTACTCAAGCGAATTTGGAAGGATGGTTTTCGTTATGCCAAAGCTGGCGTCATGCTGTCTGACTTTTACGATCCAGGCATGTTTCAACCAGGACTATTCGATGACGTATCGACCCGCTCTAATAGCCAACAGTTAATGTCTGTATTGGACACCATTAACCAAAGTGGTGCCGGAAAGGTTTTCTTTGCTGGACAAGGTACGAAGAAAGATTGGTCGATGAAGCGAGAGCATTTGTCTCCCGCCTACAC
- the umuD gene encoding translesion error-prone DNA polymerase V autoproteolytic subunit: MSVSLIGLSGALAFIKAKRLRIPLFMERVSAGFPSPAQDYVEQTLDLNELCIKRPAATFFVRVEGDSMIDAGIHPDDILVVDRSVQAEHGDIVIAGIHGELTVKELQLRPCVKLIPRNQAYEPIHIPEGTELEIFGVVTNVVRNMRRKS, encoded by the coding sequence ATGAGTGTCTCGCTGATAGGCCTTAGCGGCGCACTTGCCTTCATCAAAGCAAAGCGCCTTCGTATTCCATTGTTCATGGAACGTGTTTCTGCTGGTTTTCCCTCACCAGCGCAGGATTATGTTGAGCAAACGCTCGACCTCAACGAGCTGTGCATCAAGCGACCGGCTGCAACGTTCTTTGTGCGTGTTGAAGGTGATTCAATGATTGATGCCGGGATTCACCCGGATGATATTTTGGTGGTTGATCGCTCTGTCCAAGCAGAACACGGTGACATTGTCATCGCTGGCATCCATGGTGAACTCACGGTAAAGGAGCTTCAACTAAGGCCGTGCGTCAAGCTGATCCCAAGAAACCAGGCGTATGAACCCATTCATATTCCTGAAGGGACAGAGTTAGAGATATTTGGTGTGGTCACCAATGTGGTGCGAAACATGCGCCGTAAGTCGTGA
- a CDS encoding 3'-5' exonuclease, producing MTRAPAPFPLERLADIPERPEDFRLLERIPLTREPQSWPLELSPMVGDEQPMVLLDTETTGLSADDESIIELGLVKVLYSPSAKRIVSIVDVISLYDDPGKPIPELITELTGITDEMVQGQRIDDAMVASWLSDDPLVVAHNAQFDRPFFEKRFAALGHLSWACSASGIDWKALGFESRKLEYLLLRLGWFYEGHRAATDCLAMAWLFHLLPESVANLLSEADRRTVLVRAFGAPFDVKDYLKERGYRWHDGVKGANKHWWREISEDELPQEQTYLDDLYHRGSEHAHYDYKDARNRFKALS from the coding sequence ATGACAAGAGCCCCTGCGCCATTTCCGCTAGAGCGCCTGGCGGATATCCCAGAAAGGCCAGAAGATTTTAGATTGCTGGAGCGTATTCCATTAACGCGTGAGCCGCAGTCCTGGCCACTTGAACTATCTCCCATGGTCGGTGATGAACAGCCAATGGTGCTGCTCGATACTGAGACAACCGGACTGTCTGCCGATGACGAGTCCATTATTGAGCTTGGTTTGGTTAAGGTGCTTTACAGCCCGTCGGCTAAGCGGATTGTGTCTATTGTTGATGTGATCAGCCTGTATGATGATCCCGGCAAGCCAATCCCCGAACTGATTACCGAGTTAACCGGTATCACCGATGAGATGGTGCAAGGCCAGCGCATTGATGATGCAATGGTTGCGAGTTGGTTATCCGATGATCCGCTGGTGGTTGCGCACAATGCACAGTTTGATCGTCCTTTCTTTGAAAAGCGGTTTGCCGCATTAGGCCATCTATCTTGGGCCTGTTCAGCCAGTGGCATAGATTGGAAGGCGCTGGGTTTTGAAAGTCGAAAACTTGAGTACCTGCTGCTTCGCTTAGGTTGGTTTTATGAAGGACACCGAGCTGCAACCGATTGTTTGGCGATGGCCTGGCTGTTTCATTTGTTGCCCGAGTCCGTTGCAAACTTGTTGTCTGAAGCAGACAGGCGAACTGTGTTAGTTCGTGCGTTTGGTGCGCCGTTTGACGTAAAGGACTATTTAAAAGAGCGTGGTTACCGCTGGCATGACGGTGTTAAAGGTGCCAACAAACATTGGTGGCGCGAAATCAGCGAAGACGAGTTGCCGCAGGAACAAACTTACCTGGATGATTTGTATCATCGTGGCTCAGAACATGCCCACTATGACTACAAAGATGCCCGCAATCGATTTAAAGCTTTGTCATAG
- a CDS encoding WYL domain-containing protein produces MIRACPRWIERLTVQDNTGLEELSQAQRERLAHIDFTLLFKGEAGRSYLTERFSVAPSVATQDFARYKELAPNNVMYDEKRRVHLKTSAFQPLFDYDVVRTLATISQGFGDGFLGKVRPPMACEAPFHLNKPKLEVVAAISEAMHKRAVINIEYTSLSSGHGSRQIVPHTLIDNGLRWHVRAFDRKHREFRDFVLTRISEVELLEDEVNDEVETLQWDKQWNRIVELELIPHPKLAHPEAVSMDYAMENNRLRVEIRAAFAGYLLRLWNIDCSKNCKSNGREFHLALKNPEALYGVDNAALAPGYSES; encoded by the coding sequence ATGATTAGGGCTTGTCCCAGATGGATTGAGAGGCTGACAGTGCAAGACAACACTGGACTTGAAGAGCTTAGCCAAGCACAGAGAGAGCGACTCGCTCATATTGATTTCACTTTGTTATTTAAAGGTGAAGCTGGGCGTAGTTATTTAACCGAGCGATTTAGCGTAGCGCCGTCTGTGGCAACACAAGATTTTGCGCGGTACAAAGAGTTGGCTCCTAACAACGTTATGTATGACGAAAAGCGCAGAGTGCACTTGAAGACGAGCGCATTCCAGCCGTTGTTTGATTATGACGTTGTTCGAACTCTTGCGACGATAAGCCAAGGGTTCGGTGATGGCTTTCTTGGCAAGGTCAGGCCACCTATGGCTTGTGAAGCACCATTCCATCTCAATAAGCCGAAATTGGAAGTTGTAGCGGCTATTAGTGAAGCCATGCATAAGCGCGCTGTGATTAATATTGAGTACACCTCATTGTCGAGTGGTCATGGGAGCAGGCAAATAGTTCCTCATACCTTGATTGACAATGGCTTGAGATGGCATGTCCGAGCATTCGATAGAAAGCATAGAGAATTTAGGGATTTTGTTTTAACCAGAATAAGTGAAGTTGAGTTGTTAGAGGATGAGGTTAACGACGAAGTTGAGACTCTTCAGTGGGATAAGCAATGGAACCGAATCGTTGAGCTAGAGCTGATACCTCATCCAAAACTAGCACATCCAGAAGCTGTATCGATGGACTACGCAATGGAAAACAATAGGTTGCGTGTAGAGATAAGAGCTGCGTTCGCTGGATATTTACTGCGTTTATGGAATATCGATTGTTCAAAGAATTGTAAGAGCAATGGGCGAGAGTTCCATTTAGCACTTAAAAATCCAGAAGCACTATACGGCGTTGACAATGCTGCACTCGCTCCTGGATATAGCGAATCGTGA
- a CDS encoding DUF1819 family protein, which translates to MNIKEYLGDLIGGSLLITESRIIAESLLKKLPEDEWKSLIVEQNVLQKKSGQTAIRYARTIRWRVEGLGDEFMTDLLAASERAYVQMLMMSLLIHSPVVADFMRLTLAEARRTYKPSLTADAWSEFYDTRVRAYAELGGFSDSTVKKMGNNAIKALVDSGYLSDSRTKKIQPVYLMPEVKDWLVRLGREDLIEVMECTI; encoded by the coding sequence ATGAATATAAAAGAATATTTAGGCGATCTTATCGGAGGCAGTTTATTGATAACTGAATCTAGAATAATCGCAGAATCGCTACTGAAAAAACTCCCAGAAGATGAGTGGAAGTCGCTGATCGTTGAGCAAAATGTTCTTCAGAAAAAATCCGGTCAGACGGCTATTCGTTATGCCAGAACAATCCGTTGGCGTGTTGAAGGCCTGGGTGATGAGTTTATGACTGATCTTTTAGCCGCGAGTGAACGTGCCTATGTCCAAATGCTGATGATGTCATTACTCATTCATTCTCCGGTTGTCGCTGATTTTATGCGACTTACCTTAGCCGAAGCTCGTCGCACCTATAAACCCTCTTTAACCGCTGATGCATGGTCTGAGTTTTATGACACGAGAGTGCGGGCATATGCCGAGCTTGGCGGTTTTTCTGACTCAACTGTCAAAAAAATGGGTAACAACGCAATTAAGGCACTGGTTGATAGTGGCTACCTGAGTGATAGCAGGACAAAGAAAATACAACCTGTTTACTTAATGCCAGAAGTTAAAGACTGGTTAGTTCGTCTGGGCCGGGAAGATTTGATTGAGGTAATGGAGTGCACAATATGA
- a CDS encoding DUF1788 domain-containing protein has protein sequence MKALQTRLDLILERIESPKFLKNDGLGNEIGFWVFDYPAKYELIVREHLKHVDEKLNKRGYRFVHLNIFEVLIDMLEERGLFDRACQRELQVGVDGLRKTLAGPLSQEKVARYIADKYKPSELEFVLLSGLGSAWPLVRGHELLSALQDVMGSTPLVLFYPGEYSGRDLHPFGMIESKNYYRAFKLVPEDGKKN, from the coding sequence ATGAAGGCTCTTCAGACCAGGCTTGATCTGATACTGGAACGAATTGAAAGCCCTAAGTTTTTGAAAAACGATGGCTTGGGCAATGAAATTGGATTTTGGGTATTTGACTATCCAGCCAAGTATGAACTGATTGTACGAGAGCACCTTAAGCACGTTGACGAAAAACTCAACAAGCGTGGTTACCGCTTTGTCCATCTCAATATTTTTGAAGTCTTGATAGATATGCTTGAGGAGCGAGGCCTTTTCGACCGAGCTTGCCAGCGTGAATTGCAAGTCGGTGTTGATGGCCTTCGAAAAACACTAGCCGGGCCTCTGAGCCAAGAGAAAGTGGCAAGGTATATCGCGGACAAATATAAGCCATCAGAACTTGAGTTTGTGTTGCTGTCAGGCTTAGGCAGTGCGTGGCCTCTTGTCCGAGGACATGAGTTACTTAGTGCTCTGCAAGACGTTATGGGTAGCACGCCATTAGTGCTTTTCTATCCGGGTGAATATAGCGGAAGGGATTTGCATCCTTTCGGCATGATCGAATCTAAAAACTACTATCGCGCCTTCAAGCTTGTGCCTGAAGACGGTAAAAAAAATTAA
- the brxC gene encoding BREX system P-loop protein BrxC yields the protein MKIEQIFSKKLTRDINGVVKAEQKDNDSVYVELDEYVVTRELDRHFRAFFEAYVPSVTQSGASMSGKIGVWISGFFGSGKSHFLKILSYLLENKSVEKDGQGRQAFEFFKDKINDAMLLADIQNAVTKDTDVILFNIDSRANTDDRENAILKVFLKVFNERVGYCADFPHIAHLERELDKRNQYMSFKDKFAELTQSTWEKERDAYDFYRDELSEALAHASEQSLESAKAWVEQVENNFPLDIRNFCKWVNEYLDRTGDRNLLFLVDEVGQFIGKNTQMMLKLQTITEDLGTYCGGRAWVVVTSQADIDAAIGGMDKRDGEDFSKIQGRFSTRLQLSSSNTSEVIQKRLLSKTEEARTHLIDVFAEKGDILRNQLTFDKTTTASLKGYTDAPSFVDNYPFVPYHYTLVQKVFESIRTKGATGKHLAMGERSLLDAFQSAAKQMKDSGLDVLIPFYSFYAPIESFLEPAVKRTIDQACELDSLTEFDGKILKTLFLIRYVDVVKSTLDNLVTLSIDRIDADKIALRKQIEESLNRLERQLLIARNGDEFIFLTNEEKEIENEIRHTDVEMSEVSNKLSAIVFDGILKGNRAYRYPINKQDFAVSRFCNGHPKDGTTLEDLVIKVISPLDSHFENYSHDQACINHTLEADGCVLVKLGEHKRLWDDLTTFIKTDRFLKQNSGQRPEQEHLLREKQMENIEREKRLRTDFEALFAEADVYAIGTKLPKKSATPSAIVEEAYKYVIENTFAKLNMLKATPGEVLRELQAVLVADDIAQIGLDLQADECNPEATREVEQYVTLKVERNEPVYLRDIVARFGKRPYGWPDNEILLLTARLGLAGKVSFSTQGTDLALKKAYEPFTSVRKRGEIRVHKIRQHDERQIKKAAGLVKEIFSKTFTGSGEKELYELVRDELLAWNEELKSFRTKSQTGHFPGKSQIDDGLALVAGILEQTSSFALIARFLEDADALEEFAEDFEDLDDFYNSQFQTWQALAGALNEKFKANRPALEKDSEALKALTELERIYNMSSPYEQLRHINPLIEQVAKVNSTLVEEKRTHALERVDLRIGRVKDALAEAHAPSELQNQALRPLQMCRQRIEATSSIPQIISEQTEAEGYEDEAYELLNGFIEDQRKKAEAEQRRRELEQKKREEEAAKAGKAAPAPEPAPEPVQPQPVAKRTVTINPTDAMAKSVTTGFIESEAEVDAYLAALREQLIAAVKAGDRVRIK from the coding sequence ATGAAAATTGAACAGATTTTTTCCAAGAAGTTGACGCGTGACATTAATGGCGTTGTTAAAGCGGAACAGAAAGACAATGACAGTGTGTATGTCGAACTTGATGAGTATGTTGTTACCCGAGAGTTAGATCGACATTTTCGTGCATTTTTTGAGGCTTACGTTCCATCTGTGACGCAAAGCGGCGCATCAATGTCAGGTAAAATTGGTGTGTGGATCTCTGGCTTCTTTGGTTCGGGTAAGTCTCACTTCCTGAAAATTTTGTCTTACCTCCTCGAAAATAAGTCTGTCGAAAAGGATGGCCAAGGCCGTCAAGCATTTGAGTTTTTTAAAGACAAAATCAACGATGCCATGCTGTTGGCCGATATCCAAAACGCTGTTACCAAAGATACAGACGTTATTCTTTTTAACATCGATTCGCGAGCCAATACGGACGACCGAGAAAATGCCATTCTTAAGGTTTTCCTCAAAGTATTTAATGAACGTGTAGGATACTGCGCTGACTTTCCTCATATTGCCCACCTAGAACGCGAACTTGATAAACGTAATCAATACATGTCTTTCAAGGATAAATTTGCTGAGTTGACCCAATCAACTTGGGAAAAGGAGCGTGACGCCTATGACTTCTATCGAGACGAACTTTCAGAAGCTCTCGCTCATGCCAGTGAGCAATCATTAGAGTCTGCCAAAGCGTGGGTCGAGCAGGTTGAAAACAATTTCCCGCTAGATATCCGAAACTTCTGTAAGTGGGTTAATGAATACTTAGATCGAACTGGGGATCGTAACCTTCTTTTCTTAGTCGATGAAGTCGGTCAGTTTATCGGTAAGAACACGCAAATGATGTTGAAGCTTCAGACCATTACTGAAGATCTTGGCACATATTGTGGTGGCAGAGCTTGGGTCGTTGTTACCTCTCAGGCAGACATTGATGCTGCCATTGGTGGTATGGATAAGCGCGATGGCGAGGACTTCTCTAAAATTCAAGGGCGTTTTAGTACCCGCTTACAGCTGTCGAGCTCGAATACCTCGGAAGTTATTCAAAAGCGTTTGTTGTCCAAAACGGAAGAAGCTCGTACACACCTCATCGATGTCTTTGCAGAAAAGGGCGATATTCTTCGTAACCAGCTGACATTTGATAAAACGACAACCGCGTCTCTAAAGGGCTACACCGACGCTCCGTCTTTCGTGGACAACTATCCGTTTGTGCCTTACCACTACACGCTGGTTCAAAAAGTGTTTGAGTCAATTCGAACAAAAGGCGCGACGGGTAAGCACTTAGCCATGGGTGAGCGTTCATTACTTGATGCTTTCCAATCAGCTGCAAAACAGATGAAGGACTCTGGCCTTGATGTGTTAATCCCGTTTTACAGTTTCTACGCACCGATTGAAAGCTTTTTGGAGCCAGCGGTTAAGCGAACGATTGACCAAGCCTGTGAGTTGGATTCCTTAACAGAATTCGATGGCAAGATTCTAAAAACTCTTTTCTTGATCCGTTATGTGGACGTTGTCAAAAGCACACTAGACAACCTTGTGACGCTGTCAATTGATCGAATCGATGCAGATAAAATTGCGCTGCGTAAACAAATTGAAGAGAGCTTGAATCGTCTTGAACGCCAATTGCTGATTGCGCGTAATGGTGATGAGTTTATCTTCCTGACCAACGAAGAAAAAGAGATCGAAAACGAGATCCGCCATACTGACGTTGAAATGTCAGAGGTCTCTAACAAGCTTTCAGCAATCGTATTTGACGGTATTTTGAAAGGTAATCGTGCCTATCGATACCCGATTAATAAGCAAGACTTTGCGGTGAGCCGTTTTTGCAATGGTCATCCAAAAGATGGCACCACGCTGGAAGACCTAGTCATTAAAGTCATTTCACCTTTGGATTCGCACTTTGAAAATTACTCCCACGATCAAGCGTGCATCAATCATACGCTTGAGGCTGATGGGTGCGTGCTCGTCAAGCTGGGCGAACATAAGCGTCTTTGGGATGACCTGACAACCTTTATAAAAACTGACCGATTCTTAAAACAAAATTCAGGACAGCGACCAGAGCAAGAACACCTTCTCCGCGAAAAGCAGATGGAAAATATTGAGCGTGAAAAACGCTTAAGAACGGATTTTGAAGCTTTGTTTGCAGAGGCTGACGTTTACGCTATCGGCACAAAACTACCGAAGAAATCAGCAACGCCAAGTGCCATCGTCGAAGAAGCATACAAATACGTTATCGAAAACACCTTCGCTAAATTGAATATGCTCAAGGCAACGCCTGGTGAAGTTTTGCGTGAGCTACAGGCCGTTCTTGTTGCTGATGATATTGCTCAGATTGGACTGGATCTTCAAGCGGATGAATGTAACCCAGAAGCTACGCGTGAGGTTGAGCAGTACGTAACGCTAAAAGTCGAGCGTAATGAGCCTGTTTACTTACGTGACATCGTTGCCCGCTTCGGCAAGCGCCCATATGGCTGGCCAGACAATGAAATCTTATTGCTCACTGCAAGGCTGGGCTTGGCTGGAAAGGTATCTTTTAGTACCCAAGGCACAGATCTGGCGTTGAAAAAAGCTTACGAGCCGTTTACCAGTGTGCGTAAACGCGGCGAGATCCGTGTACATAAGATCAGGCAACATGACGAGCGCCAAATTAAAAAGGCTGCTGGTCTTGTTAAAGAGATCTTTTCAAAAACCTTTACCGGCTCTGGTGAAAAGGAGCTCTACGAATTAGTGCGCGATGAATTACTGGCTTGGAATGAAGAGCTTAAATCATTCAGAACCAAGTCACAGACAGGCCATTTCCCAGGTAAATCTCAAATTGACGATGGTCTTGCATTGGTCGCGGGTATTCTTGAGCAAACTTCAAGCTTCGCCCTTATCGCCCGATTCTTAGAAGACGCTGATGCCCTTGAAGAGTTTGCTGAGGACTTTGAGGATCTTGATGACTTCTACAATAGTCAATTTCAAACTTGGCAAGCCCTTGCTGGCGCATTGAACGAGAAGTTTAAGGCCAATAGACCTGCGTTAGAAAAAGACAGTGAAGCATTAAAAGCGCTCACTGAATTAGAACGCATTTACAATATGTCCTCACCGTATGAGCAGCTGCGCCACATTAATCCGCTTATCGAGCAGGTGGCAAAAGTTAACTCAACATTGGTTGAAGAAAAACGCACTCATGCCTTAGAGCGTGTTGATCTGCGCATCGGACGTGTAAAGGATGCGCTAGCTGAAGCACATGCACCGTCTGAACTACAGAACCAAGCACTGCGCCCGTTACAAATGTGCAGACAGCGCATTGAAGCAACCTCTTCAATACCACAAATTATCAGTGAGCAAACTGAAGCGGAAGGTTACGAGGACGAAGCCTATGAGTTGCTGAATGGCTTTATCGAAGATCAACGAAAAAAAGCTGAAGCTGAGCAAAGACGTCGTGAACTCGAACAGAAGAAACGCGAAGAAGAAGCAGCGAAAGCCGGTAAGGCAGCTCCAGCACCTGAGCCAGCTCCCGAACCAGTGCAGCCACAGCCGGTTGCAAAACGTACCGTAACGATTAACCCAACCGATGCCATGGCAAAGTCAGTAACAACTGGATTCATTGAAAGTGAAGCCGAAGTTGATGCCTATCTTGCCGCTTTAAGAGAACAGCTGATTGCTGCTGTCAAAGCTGGCGACCGAGTAAGAATTAAGTAA
- a CDS encoding DUF262 domain-containing protein has product MYQAGGTIRSLLDKVAEQEYLLPAIQREFVWRPEQICRLFDSLLQGYPFGTFLFWKIKPENRDSYQFYQFMQHYHERDNYHCENVTQLPEREFIAVLDGQQRITALNIGLRGSFAWKLTGKWWSNDDAFPVRRLHLNLLSQPDLETGSMYDFEFLTDDKASLDASEQYWFRVGRIMEEEEDALIDEVADDARLSSEQRKEARSTLRHLYRTIHDKDKISFYEESDQSLERVLNIFIRMNSGGTTLSYSDLLLSIAVAQWSSLDAREEIHALVDEMNRVGDGFNVSKDLVLKAGLMLSDIGSVGFKVENFNKENMAILEKNWTPIRDALLLSMQLLASFGFNAQNLRATSAILPLAYYLHHRKLTASYLSRVEYAVDRECIRNWLIRSLLKASGIWGSGLDTLLTMLRSDIKQSGDTGFPLAKIEATMQQRGKSLRFDPEEISELAQLDYGNPRTFALLTLLFPGFDFSRHFHVDHIYPKGLFTRNKLAKVGVPAEQLDELIEASNKLPNLQLLEGTINNQKRQKMPHEWYAQQWPDVNARQAHLQSQAITSLPEQLNQFMDFYRERQETLLARIRTALQPASSVETE; this is encoded by the coding sequence ATGTATCAAGCGGGTGGAACAATAAGATCATTACTCGACAAGGTTGCTGAGCAGGAATACCTGTTACCGGCCATCCAGCGAGAGTTTGTATGGCGACCAGAACAGATCTGTCGTCTATTTGATAGCCTGTTGCAAGGTTACCCGTTTGGGACCTTTCTATTCTGGAAGATAAAACCAGAGAACCGGGATAGCTATCAGTTTTATCAGTTCATGCAGCATTACCATGAGCGAGATAACTACCATTGTGAAAATGTCACTCAGTTACCGGAACGTGAGTTCATTGCCGTCCTAGATGGACAGCAGCGGATTACTGCTTTGAATATCGGCCTACGCGGCTCATTTGCGTGGAAGCTGACAGGTAAATGGTGGAGCAATGATGACGCCTTCCCTGTGCGCAGGCTTCATTTAAATCTGTTAAGCCAGCCCGACTTAGAAACTGGGTCGATGTATGACTTTGAGTTCCTAACCGACGATAAAGCCTCTTTGGATGCATCTGAACAATACTGGTTCCGTGTAGGCCGGATCATGGAAGAGGAAGAAGATGCACTTATCGATGAAGTTGCTGATGATGCTAGGTTGAGCTCGGAGCAACGCAAAGAGGCTCGCTCAACTCTTCGTCACTTGTATCGAACCATCCATGACAAAGACAAGATTTCGTTTTATGAAGAAAGTGATCAGAGCCTTGAACGTGTTCTGAATATCTTTATCCGCATGAATAGCGGCGGCACTACTTTGTCCTACTCAGACTTACTACTTTCAATAGCAGTAGCGCAGTGGAGCTCGTTAGATGCCCGTGAAGAAATTCATGCATTAGTGGATGAGATGAACCGTGTTGGTGATGGATTCAACGTATCAAAAGATCTCGTTTTAAAAGCAGGCTTAATGCTCTCTGACATCGGTAGCGTGGGCTTTAAGGTTGAGAACTTTAACAAGGAAAACATGGCGATTCTCGAAAAGAACTGGACGCCAATTCGTGATGCGTTATTGCTCTCAATGCAGTTGCTGGCAAGTTTTGGTTTTAATGCACAAAACCTCAGAGCAACAAGTGCCATCCTCCCGTTGGCCTATTACCTGCACCACCGAAAGTTAACGGCAAGCTACCTTTCTAGGGTTGAATATGCGGTCGATAGAGAATGCATCAGAAACTGGCTCATTAGGTCGTTGTTGAAAGCGTCAGGCATCTGGGGAAGTGGTTTGGATACCCTGCTTACTATGCTTCGCTCAGACATTAAACAATCGGGTGATACGGGTTTCCCGCTAGCGAAAATTGAAGCGACCATGCAACAGCGTGGTAAATCGTTGCGCTTTGACCCAGAGGAAATTAGTGAACTAGCGCAGTTGGATTATGGTAATCCGCGTACCTTTGCCTTGTTGACTTTGTTGTTCCCAGGATTCGATTTTTCACGACACTTTCATGTGGACCACATTTACCCCAAAGGTTTGTTTACGCGTAACAAGCTTGCAAAAGTTGGTGTCCCAGCTGAACAGCTAGATGAACTCATCGAGGCATCTAACAAGCTGCCAAACCTTCAACTGTTGGAAGGGACAATCAACAACCAGAAGCGGCAAAAAATGCCCCATGAATGGTATGCGCAGCAGTGGCCTGATGTGAATGCAAGACAAGCACATCTGCAATCGCAAGCCATAACATCATTACCTGAACAACTAAACCAGTTTATGGACTTTTACCGCGAGCGTCAGGAAACACTGCTTGCCCGCATTAGAACTGCATTACAACCCGCAAGCAGCGTAGAGACAGAATAA